The following proteins are co-located in the Lentibacillus sp. JNUCC-1 genome:
- a CDS encoding RidA family protein codes for MLKQVHSDKAPAAIGPYSQAIKAGDFLYVSGQIPLDENTGDVVEGIENQTNKVLSHLKSILEEAGADFSKVVKFTIYLDSMDDFAVVNEIYGSYLQKPYPARATVEVSRLPKNVLVEMDVVAYLG; via the coding sequence ATGCTTAAACAAGTACACTCAGATAAAGCCCCTGCAGCCATCGGACCATATTCACAGGCGATCAAAGCAGGTGACTTTCTCTATGTTTCGGGCCAAATCCCACTTGATGAAAATACGGGAGATGTTGTCGAAGGAATTGAAAATCAGACGAACAAAGTTCTCAGTCATTTAAAATCTATTTTAGAAGAGGCTGGTGCTGATTTTTCTAAAGTGGTTAAATTCACCATCTATCTTGATTCGATGGATGACTTTGCAGTGGTGAATGAGATTTATGGAAGCTATTTGCAAAAACCATATCCGGCACGTGCTACAGTAGAAGTCAGCCGCCTGCCGAAAAACGTCCTCGTTGAAATGGACGTCGTAGCATATCTCGGCTGA